One stretch of Daphnia pulicaria isolate SC F1-1A chromosome 6, SC_F0-13Bv2, whole genome shotgun sequence DNA includes these proteins:
- the LOC124343031 gene encoding chromatin-remodeling ATPase INO80-like has translation MADSNLDQHLAKPVHIQRLERSLRLEPFLDQVQGVLRRDEDDSSDSFCDPAVKIPEDVQFLHGLPVSKSDRITNKFRLYNFEQIGKERAWLKDVLLSDSSSNESDPEAQAEEGIHELLYLHRLRKKYQAKFYSSTKNRQFMYYSAGLLSKRDIYPEHKSSVLKSEELKSGREKTDKIIPKETKLVRRRKKKTKDDKNEADMKILNVKLEPGTPVLSNFEPKEASSDTVVKSSLIVVKKEPVDFSETADFSFESDVDEPGGLFRNVMETGSGLQSPSPVLSHSPTPLSPSPHPSPKGKKKKERLKKEKGEKKGKLKKEKGPPSVKALIAQRRKLWLLICKKEISKASKARINNHKEELVSCKRAATGCMRVCRLRAMQSQKAMKEIVWRAKRLTREMQAYWKRYDRVEKVQRRQAEKEAEEQRKLDVELMEARRQQRKLNFLITQTELYAHFMAKKLGNPDAAAQHDLILGHLDEEVNPQLAYLDDYDCEATKQRVMNNVNTAFHVHQQQTQQFDDQEELEVLTSNEVHARPEHAQPKIFQGSLKSYQLKGMNWIANLYDEGINGILADEMGLGKTVQSIAFLAHITEQYGIWGPFLIISPASTLHNWQQELARFVPDFKVIPYWGSPQERKILRKFWDTRNLHTPDASFHVVVTSYQLIVTDYKYFNRIKWQYMILDEAQAIKSASSTRWKMLLGFNCRNRLLLSGTPIQNSMAELWALLHFIMPTLFDSHEEFNEWFSKDIESHAENKTGIDEKHLSRLHMILKPFMLRRVKKDVENELSDKIEIMMYCPLTNRQRMLYQALKRKISIDDLLYSGGSSATAQNATTTLMNLVMQFRKVCNHPELFERREAKSPFFFQPASYDLPKFLFRQGLLHTAFPSRRHLLLGRFFIWSQEYSHRSLFPSESQITNGSLLVESFVSFSRLMGLSPFELFSIMNNGILSSLKYGRTVLECEAIQLHNQIWKDGVKPHLLIQPLNALSSASVKSSNIFSSFVFTTSIGTGYAHLDHRLSNMPETIEHRILRSRKAKTAGASEFPFVSRPTQTLKCLWTNMPNLLSLPILKVSCRGSPVVCSDRSAAYWLEKFSHCASAEGKNLILCGSAEVREATPSIFQSSCVGGLEVAKPKQGWSNVILPDKETLICDAGKLQVLDALLRRLKSEGHRVLIYSQMTRIIDLLEEYMWHRKWTYMRLDGSSKISDRRDMVADFQTRSDIFVFLLSTRAGGLGINLTAADTVIFYDSDWNPTVDQQAMDRAHRLGQTKQVTVYRLICKGTIEERILQRAREKSKIQKIVISGGNFKPDTLKPTEVVSLLLDDEEIERKYRLRQAERKQQELEREAERKRKHMGSSTSVMPEAKRTCLGSATPTEYTPAASPTLTEHSSQSGFRFDETSNDGSLVVDDSGLVDSSGVGRFTPLIPGRQRPRPNRGGRRGRPPGSGKRSRVMASSSGTGRETTKPALENEVGFLSPEANRLSDISSNNGEEAHATLQDISASPTVKRRPGRPRLRPVGPAHQGNRKSKSEGSVKKTRRGAPSGPRVIKPLPVPIGLMTTKNSEVTRTPMTPTSSTPIAKSRPSSYLHDSLSP, from the exons ATGGCTGACTCCAACTTGGATCAGCACTTAGCCAAACCGGTTCATATTCAAAGACTCGAAAGAAGTTTGCGATTAGAACCCTTTCTGGATCAAGTACAAGGCGTTTTGCGAAG GGATGAAGATGACTCATCTGACAGTTTTTGTGATCCTGCTGTTAAGATACCTGAAGATGTACAGTTCCTGCATGGATTGCCTGTTTCAAAAtctg ATAGAATAACAAATAAGTTTCGTTTATacaactttgaacaaattgggAAAGAAAGAGCTTGGTTAAAAGATGTTCTTCTTAGTGATTCAAGTTCCAATGAGTCTGATCCTGAAGCCCAGGCTGAAGAAGGAAtacatgaattgctctatctACATCGTTTGAGAAAGAAATATCAAGCCAAATTTTACTCATCAACAAAAAATCGACAATTCATGTATTACTCAGCAGGTCTACTTTCAAAGAGAGACATATATCCCGAACATAAATCTTCTGTATTGAAAAGTGAAGAATTGAAATCTGGTCGTGAAAAAACAGATAAGATAATTCCCAAAGAGACTAAACTGGTcagaaggagaaagaagaaaactaaagATGATAAAAATGAAGCAGACATGAAAATCTTAAATGTTAAGTTGGAACCTGGGACTCCTGTGCTCTCGAATTTTGAACCAAAAGAAGCATCCTCGGATACCGTCGTGAAATCTTCTCTTATAGTGGTTAAAAAAGAGCCTGTTGACTTCTCTGAAACTGCTGATTTTAGTTTTGAATCAGACGTGGATGAACCCGGAGGATTATTTCGTAACGTGATGGAGACTGGTAGTGGACTTCAATCCCCTTCTCCTGTTCTATCGCATTCTCCTACACCACTTAGTCCGTCCCCTCACCCCTCAcctaaaggaaagaagaaaaaagaacgattaaagaaggaaaaaggtgaaaagaaaggaaagttaAAGAAAGAGAAGGGCCCACCTTCAGTTAAGGCCCTGATCGCTCAACGACGTAAATTATGGTTGCTAATTTGCAAGAAAGAGATAAGCAAG GCATCGAAAGCTCGCATTAATAACCACAAAGAAGAATTGGTTTCTTGTAAACGCGCTGCAACTGGCTGCATGCGTGTATGCCGTTTGCGTGCCATGCAGTCTCAGAAAGCCATGAAAGAAATTGTGTGGCGTGCCAAAAGACTCACACGTGAAATGCAAGCTTACTGGAAGCGTTATGACAGAGTTGAAAAG GTTCAACGTCGCCAAGCAGAAAAGGAAGCAGAAGAACAGCGCAAGCTCGATGTGGAGTTGATGGAAGCAAGGAGACAGCAGCGGAAGCTCAACTTCCTGATAACACAAACGGAACTGTACGCCCATTTTATGGCCAAAAAACTTG gAAACCCTGATGCAGCTGCTCAACACGATTTGATTCTCGGCCACCTTGATGAAGAAGTCAATCCGCAATTAGCATATTTAGATGATTACGACTGCGAAGCCACCAAACAGCGTGTAATGAACAATGTCAACACAGCATTTCACGTACATCAACAACAGACGCAACAGTTCGATGACCAAGAGGAATTAGAAGTATTAACCTCGAACGAAGTTCAtg CACGTCCGGAGCATGCGCaaccaaaaatatttcaaggatCTTTAAAATCGTATCAGTTAAAGGGTATGAATTGGATCGCTAACCTGTACGACGAAGGCATAAATGGTATTCTTGCCGACGAAATGGGGTTGGGTAAAACAGTACAGTCGATCGCTTTCTTGGCTCACATTACCGAACAATATGGAATCTGGGGTCCGTTTCTGATCATTTCACCAGCCTCAACACTACATAATTGGCAGCAAGAATTAGCACGTTTCGTCCCAGACTTTAAAGTTATCCCTTATTGGGGAAGCCcccaggaaagaaaaatccttcGGAAATTTTGGGATACCAGAAATTTGCATACTCCAGATGCCAGCTTTCACGTAGTTGTAACATCCTACCAGCTAATCGTGACAGattataaatatttcaatcgaATCAAATGGCAATATATGATATTGGACGAAGCGCAGGCCATCAAGAGTGCTTCTAGTACCCGCTGGAAAATGCTTCTGGGTTTTAACTGTCGCAACAGACTTCTTTTATCTGGTACGCCGATTCAAAATAGCATGGCTGAACTGTGGGCTTTACTTCATTTCATCATGCCTACTTTATTTGACTCACACGAGGAGTTCAACGAATGGTTTTCTAAAGACATTGAGTCTCATGCTGAAAACAAAACGGGCATCgatgaaaaacatttgtctcgTTTGCATATGATTCTTAAGCCGTTTATGCTACGTCGTGTTAAAAAAGAcgttgaaaatgaactttcgGACAAAATTGAGATTATGATGTATTGCCCACTAACCAACCGACAGCGAATGTTGTATCAAG cacttaaaagaaaaatcagtaTAGATGATTTGCTGTATTCGGGCGGGTCATCCGCCACTGCTCAAAACGCCACGACGACGCTTATGAATCTTGTCATGCAGTTCAGAAAG GTTTGCAACCATCCTGAGCTATTTGAAAGAAGAGAGGCAaaatccccttttttctttcaacctgCATCGTACGATTTACCCAAATTCCTCTTTCGCCAAGGGCTTCTACACACAGCTTTCCCCAGCCGCCGTCATTTGTTATTaggtcgtttttttatttggagtCAAGAATATTCCCACCGGTCTTTATTCCCGTCTGAATCGCAAATTACGAATGGCTCATTGCTGGTTGAAAGTTTTGTATCGTTTAGCCGTTTGATGGGGCTTTCTCCCTTCGAACTTTTTTCCATTATGAATAATGGAATTCTGTCAAG TTTGAAATATGGTCGCACTGTTTTGGAATGTGAAGCAATCCAGCTCCATAACCAAATTTGGAAGGATGGAGTAAAACCTCATTTACTCATTCAGCCTCTTAATGCATTATCTTCAGCTTCTGTGAAATCCAGCAACATCTTCTCGTCATTTGTTTTCACAACATCTATCGGAACAGGCTATGCCCACTTGGATCACCGGCTTTCAAATATGCCAGAAACAATTGAGCATCGGATTTTACGAAGCCGCAAAGCTAAAACTGCTGGTGCTTCCGAATTTCCGTTCGTGTCTCGGCCAACACAAACCTTAAAGTGTTTGTGGACGAACATGCCAAATCTTTTGTCCTTGCCTATTTTGAAG GTGAGTTGCCGCGGCTCTCCTGTTGTATGCAGCGACAGAAGCGCAGCCTACTGGCTAGAAAAGTTCTCTCATTGCGCTAGTGCTGAAGGAAAGAATCTGATCCTCTGTGGATCAGCTGAAGTTCGTGAAGCAACACCCTCAATTTTTCAATCGTCCTGTGTTGGCGGACTAGAAGTTGCTAAGCCAAAGCAGGGCTGGTCCAATGTGATACTTCCAG ACAAGGAAACATTAATTTGTGATGCAGGCAAGTTACAAGTTCTTGATGCTCTGCTACGCCGACTCAAAAGTGAAGGCCACCGAGTATTAATTTATTCGCAGATGACCCGAATCATTGACTTGCTTGAG GAATATATGTGGCATCGCAAGTGGACATACATGCGGTTAGATGGGTCCTCAAAGATATCTGATCGCCGAGACATGGTCGCCGATTTTCAGACcag GTCCGACATTTTTGTCTTCTTGTTAAGTACTCGTGCAGGAGGTCTTGGCATCAATTTGACGGCGGCTGACACG GTTATTTTCTATGATAGTGACTGGAATCCTACCGTGGATCAGCAGGCTATGGATCGTGCTCATCGTCTAGGACAAACAAAGCAG GTGACGGTCTATAGGTTAATTTGTAAAGGCACAATTGAAGAGCGCATTTTACAACGTGCTCGAGAAAAGagcaaaattcaaaagattGTAATTTCCGGCGGCAATTTCAAACCAGATACTTTAAAACCGACTGAGGTTGTTTCTTTACTTCTGGATGATGaagaaatcgaaagaaaat ATCGCCTACGGCAAGCAGAACGGAAACAACAAGAATTAGAACGTGAAGCTGAACGAAAGCGGAAGCACATGGGAAGTTCAACTTCGGTG ATGCCGGAAGCCAAACGCACTTGTCTTGGCAGTGCTACACCCACCGAATACACTCCGGCCGCAAGTCCAACTTTAACTGAG CATTCGTCTCAAAGTGGATTTCGTTTTGATGAAACGTCTAATGATGGATCATTGGTGGTCGATGATAGTGGACTAGTGGATTCATCAG GTGTTGGACGATTTACACCTCTAATTCCGGGTCGTCAACGACCCCGACCCAATCGAGGTGGCAGACGAGGACGTCCACCAGGATCTGGTAAACGTTCTAGAGTTATGGCCTCGTCGTCCGGGACTGGTCGTGAGACCACTAAACCTGCGTTGGAGAATGAAGTCGGCTTTTTGAGCCCAGAAGCAAATCGTTTATCAGACATATCTAGCAATAATG GAGAGGAAGCGCATGCAACGCTGCAAGACATTTCAGCTAGCCCAACAGTAAAACGTCGCCCTGGAAGACCCCGCTTAAGACCGGTTGGTCCTGCTCACCAAGGAAATCGAAAATCTAAATCGGAAGGGTCCGTAAAGAAAACTCGCAGAGGTGCTCCCTCAGGTCCGCGTGTCATCAAACCTCTTCCTGTGCCCATCGGTTTAATGACAACTAAAAACTCGGAAGTAACCCGAACACCAATGACTCCTACTTCCTCAACGCCAATCGCGAAATCTCGACCTAGTAGCTATCTTCACGACTCCTTGTCACCCTAA
- the LOC124343065 gene encoding osteoclast-stimulating factor 1-like, whose product MNVPPPKPPKPGQVKVVKALYAYTAQHPDELSFEEGELLYVMESSSDPNWLKAKCGTCTGLIPCNYVEENAELITMPLHDACRRGNVLFLEEAILNGVSVNQLDKAGNTALFWAAHGGHISCMQLLLQSEKIDLNAQNKLGDTALHAATWKGRIEAVSLLLSSGAKTNILNCEGNKALALSRDPEIINMIAKHDDSLISNNVSEYFGNAEELDSD is encoded by the exons atgaatgtaCCTCCTCCGAAACCTCCAAAACCAG GGCAAGTGAAAGTCGTTAAAGCATTATACGCCTATACGGCACAGCat CCTGATGAACTGTCATTTGAAGAAGGAGAGTTGTTATATGTCATGGAATCCTCCTCAGACCCTAACTGGCTAAAGGCTAAGTGTGGTACCTGTACTGGATTAATTCCCTGCAATTATG TTGAAGAAAATGCTGAGTTGATAACAATGCCCCTTCATGATGCATGTCGACGTGGGAATGTCTTATTTTTAGAAGAGGCAATTCTCAATGGAGTGTCTGTGAAT caacTCGATAAAGCAGGTAATACAGCCTTGTTCTGGGCAGCCCATGGAGGACATATTTCTTGCATGCAACTATTACtgcaatcagaaaaaattgatttaaatgctcaa AATAAATTAGGAGACACTGCACTTCATGCTGCTACTTGGAAAGGTAGAATTGAAGCTGTTAGTTTGTTACTTTCAAGTGgagcaaaaacaaacattttaaattgtgAAGGGAACAAAGCCTTAGCTCTTTCCAGGGATCCTGAGATTATCAATATGATAGCCAAGCATGATGATAGCCTTATATCAAACAATGTTAGTGAATACTTTGGTAATGCTGAGGAATTGGATTCTGACTGA
- the LOC124343056 gene encoding ribosome biogenesis protein BRX1 homolog, with protein sequence MMAKRKKSTIMPESKDNKIEETALPLVRTSDEPVTKKAKWVNKQRVLVFAARGITQRDRHLMVDLRDMMPHSKTESKFERKDPLFVINEICEMKNCSKCIFFEGRKKQDLFLWLADVPKGPSAKFYIENVHTMKELKMTGNCLKGTRPLLSFDSSFDTHPHWSLLKELMTQIFSTPKNHPKSQPFFDHVFTFTIIEKRIWFRNFQILEEDGQLAEIGPRFVLNPIKVFDGSFGGETIWENSSYVTPNAYRRMLNLQTGLKYRQKIEQKLSLAARQPTGDLCDLDPLDEEVFEDKNAAKIVKEVASNRGEGGKKKKKEKKKKMKNPKATGKKRAGAIFNEILGDSGDE encoded by the exons ATGAtggcgaaaagaaagaagagcacCATCATGCCGGAATCGAAAGAtaacaaaattgaagaaacTGCATTGCCATTGGTGCGAACATCAGACGAGCCTGTGACGAAAAAG GCGAAATGGGTGAACAAACAAAGAGTTCTTGTCTTTGCTGCACGTGGAATAACACAAAGAGATAGGCACTTGATGGTTGACTTGCGTGATATGATGCCTCACTCCAAAACAGAAAGTAAATTTGAGAGAAAGGACCCTCTATTTGTCATCAATGaa ATTTGTGAAATGAAGAATTGTAGTAAATGCATATTTtttgaaggaaggaaaaaacaagATTTGTTTCTTTGGCTTGCAGATGTTCCAAAAGGGCCTAGTGCTAAATTTTATATTGAAAATG tgCACACaatgaaagaattgaaaatgacTGGAAATTGCTTAAAGGGCACAAGACCATTGCTATCGTTTGACTCCAGTTTTGACACACATCCACATTGGTCTCTATTAAAGGAACTCATGACACAG atCTTTTCAACTCCTAAGAATCATCCCAAAAGTCAACCATTCTTTGACCATGTTTTCACTTTTACGATAATTGAAAAACGGATCTGGTTTCGAAACTTTCAAATTCTTGAAGAGGATGGTCAGCTTGCTGAAatag GGCCACGATTTGTGTTGAATCCCATCAAAGTTTTCGATGGGAGTTTTGGCGGAGAAACTATTTGGGAAAATTCTAGTTATGTTACGCCAAATGcg TATCGCCGAATGCTGAACTTACAAACAGGATTGAAGTATCGTCAGAAAATTGAGCAAAAGTTGTCGCTGGCAGCAAGACAACCGACAGGAGATCTATGCGATTTGGACCCGCTTGATGAAGAGGTTTTTGAAGACAAAAATGCAGCTAAAATTGTTAAAGAAGTTGCGAGCAATCGTGGTGaaggtgggaaaaaaaagaaaaaagagaagaaaaagaagatgaagaacccAAAAGCAACTGGCAAGAAAAGAGCTGGAgctatttttaatgaaatcttGGGTGATTCTGGCGATGAATAA